A genomic region of Blattabacterium cuenoti contains the following coding sequences:
- the purF gene encoding amidophosphoribosyltransferase: MISKLFPIFNKKKSSDKFHEECGIFGIYSPKKVDTFSLIQFGLFALQHRGQEACGFSVLRDGFILSHKSEGLVLDSFRKISNSEYYHGNAAIGHTRYSTEGGQSKKNIQPFFGEDSYGKSTISIVHNGNLINAQKIRKHLESEGVTFISEHSDSEVILRLIQKYLSEHNNNLEIAIQKTTIDIQGAYSVIVLMDNKIAAFRDPNGIRPLCYGMLNEKTYIFSSETCGIDSVGGYYIRDLFPGEMAIVDQKSIRFSLLKKNTKRRICSFEYIYFSRPDSLIENINVYEIREKSGEKLYEQHPVEADVVIGVPDSGVPASIGYSKASGIPFKPILVKNKYIGRSFIIPKQEMREKMVNLKLNSILNEIRGKRIVIIDDSIVRGTTSRRLVYILRKAGAKEIHFRSASPPIIAPCYLGVDTPSRKDLISYNIDKEKIAKILDVDSLEFLSMTNLIDILGGKNYCFGCFTGNYPIRKKK, encoded by the coding sequence ATGATATCTAAATTATTCCCTATTTTCAATAAAAAAAAATCTTCTGATAAGTTTCATGAGGAGTGCGGCATTTTTGGGATTTATTCTCCTAAAAAAGTTGATACATTTTCTTTAATTCAGTTTGGGTTATTTGCCTTGCAACATAGAGGTCAAGAAGCTTGTGGTTTTTCCGTTTTGCGAGATGGTTTTATTTTATCCCATAAAAGTGAAGGTCTTGTTTTAGATTCTTTTCGAAAAATTTCGAATTCTGAATATTATCATGGAAATGCGGCTATTGGACATACGCGTTATTCTACAGAAGGAGGACAGAGCAAAAAAAACATTCAACCATTTTTTGGAGAAGATTCCTATGGAAAAAGTACGATTTCCATAGTCCATAATGGAAATTTAATAAATGCTCAAAAAATTCGTAAACATCTAGAATCAGAAGGAGTTACTTTTATATCCGAACATTCGGATTCCGAAGTGATCTTACGTTTGATACAAAAATATTTGTCGGAACATAATAATAACCTAGAAATAGCTATTCAAAAAACGACTATAGATATTCAAGGAGCTTATTCTGTAATAGTACTTATGGATAATAAAATAGCGGCATTTAGAGATCCAAATGGAATCCGTCCTTTATGTTATGGAATGCTTAATGAAAAAACTTATATATTTAGTTCTGAAACTTGTGGAATAGATTCTGTAGGAGGATATTACATAAGAGATTTGTTTCCAGGAGAAATGGCAATTGTAGATCAAAAATCCATTCGATTCTCTCTTTTGAAGAAAAATACAAAACGTAGAATTTGTTCCTTTGAGTATATTTATTTTTCACGTCCTGATTCTTTAATTGAAAATATAAATGTTTATGAAATACGGGAAAAAAGTGGAGAAAAACTTTATGAGCAACATCCAGTAGAAGCAGATGTGGTTATTGGAGTTCCAGATTCTGGAGTTCCAGCATCTATTGGATACTCTAAAGCATCTGGAATTCCTTTCAAACCAATTTTAGTGAAAAATAAATATATTGGTAGATCTTTTATTATCCCCAAACAAGAGATGCGTGAAAAAATGGTAAATCTAAAACTGAATTCTATTTTAAATGAAATCAGAGGCAAACGTATTGTTATTATTGATGATTCCATTGTTCGTGGAACTACTAGTCGTAGATTGGTTTATATTTTAAGAAAAGCAGGAGCTAAAGAAATTCATTTTAGAAGTGCTTCTCCACCTATTATAGCTCCATGTTATTTAGGGGTAGATACTCCAAGTCGAAAGGATCTCATTTCATATAATATTGATAAAGAAAAAATTGCTAAAATTTTAGATGTAGATAGTTTAGAATTTTTAAGCATGACCAATTTAATTGACATTCTTGGAGGTAAAAATTACTGTTTCGGGTGCTTTACTGGAAACTATCCTATCCGTAAAAAAAAATGA
- the purM gene encoding phosphoribosylformylglycinamidine cyclo-ligase yields the protein MKESHRTIRKIGPILEKTYTKNVLSNLDYFSALYQLSLCSYKEPVLVSGADGIGTKLRLAIDYQKYDLIGTDCFAMCVNDVLCHGAKPLFFLDYLACGKLDSNVVEKIIQGIAVSCKKTNTCFIGGETAEMPGFYQDKDYDIAGFCVGIVDKGNIIDGKKTIQEGDILIGLPSSGVHSNGFSLIRKIFSKEDFLMHRIKDKPFYEILLIPTRIYHEPIHILLKEFLIHGLAHVTGGGISDNLFRILPDNLSAIVEKKKIPVQPVFNYIQEKGFLYDHEMWETFNMGVGMIVIVPVQDKYSLLQRLCALGERPFVFGHIVKGNKRVFLK from the coding sequence ATGAAAGAAAGTCATCGGACCATACGTAAAATTGGTCCAATTTTAGAAAAAACTTATACAAAAAATGTTCTAAGCAACTTGGATTATTTTTCGGCACTGTATCAATTATCTTTATGCAGTTATAAAGAGCCTGTTCTAGTATCTGGAGCAGATGGAATAGGAACGAAATTACGTTTAGCTATTGATTACCAAAAATATGATCTCATTGGAACAGATTGTTTTGCCATGTGCGTTAATGATGTATTATGTCATGGAGCAAAACCTTTGTTTTTTTTAGATTATTTAGCTTGTGGTAAATTGGATTCTAATGTCGTAGAAAAAATAATACAGGGAATAGCTGTATCTTGTAAAAAAACTAATACATGTTTTATTGGGGGGGAAACGGCGGAAATGCCTGGATTTTATCAAGATAAAGACTATGATATAGCAGGATTTTGTGTAGGAATCGTAGATAAGGGAAATATTATAGATGGAAAAAAAACTATACAGGAAGGAGATATTCTAATTGGACTTCCTTCTTCTGGAGTCCATAGCAATGGTTTTTCTTTAATTAGAAAGATTTTTTCTAAAGAAGATTTTTTAATGCATAGAATTAAAGACAAACCATTTTATGAAATTCTTTTAATTCCAACTAGAATTTATCATGAACCTATTCATATTTTGCTAAAAGAGTTTTTAATACATGGATTAGCTCATGTTACAGGAGGAGGAATATCCGATAATTTATTTCGGATACTTCCGGATAATTTGTCAGCTATAGTAGAAAAGAAAAAAATACCTGTTCAACCCGTGTTCAATTATATTCAGGAAAAAGGTTTTTTATATGATCATGAGATGTGGGAGACTTTTAATATGGGAGTAGGAATGATTGTAATAGTACCCGTTCAAGATAAATACTCTCTATTGCAGAGATTATGTGCGTTAGGAGAGAGACCTTTTGTTTTTGGTCATATAGTTAAAGGAAATAAAAGAGTATTTTTGAAATAA
- a CDS encoding formyltransferase family protein, which translates to MKKLAVLVSGKGTNMLHIIQSISNGELDNFKVSLVISDRNCQAIQYACKENIKTFSLRRTNTLSKEIDHIMMKYIPDFIICSGFLSILDAEFCEKWAGKIINIHPSLLPKYGGKGMYGMIVHQKVLNNQEKISGATVHYVTKDIDSGNIILKKSCKISSQETPISLSKKISIIEKEILIQSLKNL; encoded by the coding sequence ATGAAAAAACTAGCTGTTTTAGTTTCTGGAAAAGGAACTAATATGCTGCATATTATACAATCAATTTCTAATGGTGAACTTGACAATTTTAAAGTAAGTTTAGTAATTTCTGATAGAAATTGTCAAGCTATTCAATATGCATGCAAAGAAAATATTAAAACTTTTTCTTTAAGAAGAACTAATACTCTTTCTAAAGAAATCGACCATATTATGATGAAATATATTCCAGATTTTATAATTTGTTCTGGTTTTCTTTCTATTCTGGATGCAGAATTTTGTGAAAAATGGGCTGGAAAAATCATTAATATTCATCCTTCTCTTTTGCCTAAATATGGAGGAAAGGGAATGTACGGAATGATAGTACATCAAAAAGTACTCAATAATCAAGAAAAGATATCAGGAGCTACAGTTCATTATGTGACAAAAGATATAGATTCAGGAAATATAATTTTAAAAAAATCATGTAAAATTTCTTCACAAGAGACTCCCATTTCTTTATCCAAAAAAATATCTATCATAGAAAAAGAGATTCTTATTCAATCTTTAAAGAATCTTTAG
- the purH gene encoding bifunctional phosphoribosylaminoimidazolecarboxamide formyltransferase/IMP cyclohydrolase, producing the protein MKRALISVYEKNEELFDFVSFLDKKEYQIISTGGTFQYLKKHGISNLLEIADIISCPEMLDGRIKTIHPNIYAGILANRSMEKHMKYIRFQKIDPIDIVLVNFYPFFEKLYQKSFRINGNNNNSLIEFIDIGGPSMLRAAAKNFFHVTPITDKHDYLVVKNEIENYGFPSLKLRKKLAGKVFNLTSAYDSAISQYLLTEENFPTYLHCSYEKKMNLRYGENPHQKAAYYVSTIDRGSMRDFHQLHGKELSFNNLRDMDIAWKVVSQFSKPACCTVKHSTPCGVALGKNIMEAFQKTYFSDPISSFGGIMAVNVPITKELAEKINNLFLEVILSPSYETEGLNILKMKKNLRIINIHEPISDRLEYVKIDGGILVQEVDNFFSYDYKIVTKNKFSDQEIRSLFFAQKVVKYVKSNAIVVAKGTQTIGISGGQTNRIWAACQAIERALEKNKEKENLVLVSDAFFPFRDIVDEAARSGVIKAIIQPGGSIRDEESIKACDEYGIAMAFTGKRHFKH; encoded by the coding sequence ATGAAAAGAGCGTTGATTAGTGTTTATGAAAAAAATGAAGAATTATTTGATTTTGTCAGTTTTTTAGATAAAAAGGAATATCAAATTATTTCTACGGGAGGAACTTTTCAATATTTGAAAAAACATGGAATATCTAATCTATTAGAAATAGCGGATATAATCTCATGTCCGGAGATGTTAGATGGAAGAATAAAAACGATTCATCCTAATATTTATGCAGGAATTTTGGCAAATCGTTCCATGGAAAAACATATGAAATATATCCGTTTTCAAAAAATTGATCCCATTGATATTGTCTTAGTTAATTTTTATCCATTTTTTGAAAAGTTATATCAAAAATCATTCAGAATAAATGGAAATAATAATAATTCATTGATAGAATTTATAGATATAGGAGGACCGTCTATGCTACGCGCAGCAGCCAAAAATTTTTTCCATGTCACACCTATTACAGATAAACATGATTACTTGGTAGTAAAAAATGAAATTGAAAACTATGGATTTCCTTCATTAAAGTTGAGAAAAAAATTGGCTGGAAAAGTTTTTAATCTCACTTCTGCTTATGATTCTGCTATTTCTCAATATCTTCTCACAGAAGAAAATTTCCCTACTTATTTACATTGTTCTTATGAAAAAAAAATGAATCTCCGTTATGGAGAGAATCCACATCAAAAAGCAGCTTATTATGTCAGTACTATTGATCGAGGATCAATGCGGGATTTTCATCAATTACATGGGAAAGAGCTTTCTTTTAATAATTTAAGAGACATGGATATAGCTTGGAAAGTCGTATCTCAATTTTCTAAACCAGCTTGTTGTACCGTAAAGCATTCCACTCCTTGTGGAGTTGCATTAGGAAAAAACATTATGGAAGCTTTTCAAAAAACTTATTTTTCTGATCCTATTTCTTCTTTTGGAGGAATTATGGCTGTGAATGTCCCCATCACGAAAGAATTAGCGGAAAAAATAAACAATCTTTTCTTAGAAGTAATTTTGTCTCCAAGCTATGAAACAGAGGGATTGAATATTCTAAAGATGAAAAAGAATCTGAGAATAATTAATATACATGAACCCATTTCTGATAGATTAGAATATGTAAAAATAGATGGAGGTATCTTAGTGCAAGAAGTAGATAATTTTTTTTCTTACGATTATAAAATTGTTACTAAAAACAAATTTTCCGATCAAGAAATAAGATCATTATTTTTTGCTCAGAAAGTAGTAAAATATGTAAAATCAAATGCTATTGTTGTTGCTAAAGGAACACAAACTATAGGAATTTCTGGAGGTCAAACCAACAGAATTTGGGCTGCTTGTCAAGCTATAGAAAGAGCTTTAGAAAAAAACAAAGAAAAAGAAAATTTAGTACTCGTTTCTGATGCTTTTTTTCCTTTTCGTGATATCGTAGATGAAGCAGCTCGTTCTGGGGTCATAAAAGCAATTATTCAACCAGGAGGTTCTATACGTGATGAAGAATCTATAAAAGCCTGTGATGAATATGGAATAGCTATGGCTTTTACGGGAAAAAGACATTTTAAACATTAA
- the purD gene encoding phosphoribosylamine--glycine ligase, with product MKTLILGSGGREHAIGKKILKDFSPMEIYFYPGNGGTSQIGKNIENIHSTSELCSFAKNNAIDITIVGSETFLWNGIVDVFQSDGLKIIGPHHLAARLEGDRIFSKSFMKKYGVRTPKYKVFSSYQKAMDFLDKTTYSVAIKTRGLAEGKGVLLTHNKTEAEKALNSILIEKKFGKSGNQVIIEELMQGKESSILSIFNGKDIIPFLSAKDYKKIGEKETGKNTGGMGSIAPNPYMTSDIWIDFQENILKPTLEGLFLEKLIFFGFIYFGLMINSNKVYLLEYNTRMGDPETQTLLPLMNSNFIHIIQSSILQKDISISWKKLCSCCVVLSSKGYPDKFQYGKVIEGLNSLKEPFYIAGAKKEKEKWITSKGRVLNVVGLGFSMDEARKNAYNKVKKVHFDNLYFRNDIGL from the coding sequence ATGAAAACTTTGATTCTTGGAAGTGGTGGTCGTGAACATGCTATTGGTAAAAAAATATTAAAAGATTTTTCTCCCATGGAAATTTATTTTTATCCTGGAAATGGAGGGACCAGTCAAATAGGAAAAAATATCGAAAATATTCATTCTACATCAGAATTATGTTCTTTTGCTAAAAATAATGCTATCGATATAACTATTGTTGGTTCTGAAACTTTTCTATGGAATGGAATTGTAGACGTATTTCAAAGTGATGGATTGAAAATAATAGGACCGCATCATCTTGCTGCTAGACTAGAAGGAGACAGAATTTTTTCTAAATCATTTATGAAAAAATATGGAGTACGTACTCCTAAATACAAAGTTTTTTCTTCTTATCAAAAAGCTATGGATTTTTTAGATAAAACTACTTATTCCGTGGCTATTAAAACTAGAGGATTAGCCGAAGGGAAAGGGGTATTATTAACACATAATAAGACAGAAGCGGAAAAAGCTTTGAATTCTATCCTGATAGAGAAAAAATTTGGAAAATCTGGAAATCAAGTGATCATAGAAGAACTTATGCAAGGAAAAGAATCCTCTATATTGTCCATATTTAATGGAAAAGATATTATTCCTTTTTTATCCGCTAAAGATTACAAAAAAATTGGAGAAAAAGAAACAGGAAAGAATACAGGAGGAATGGGAAGTATAGCTCCTAATCCATATATGACAAGTGATATTTGGATAGATTTCCAAGAAAATATATTAAAACCAACTTTAGAAGGTTTATTTTTAGAAAAATTAATTTTTTTTGGATTTATTTATTTCGGATTAATGATCAATTCAAATAAGGTTTACTTATTGGAATACAATACTCGTATGGGTGATCCTGAAACTCAAACTTTATTACCATTAATGAATAGTAATTTTATTCACATAATCCAATCCTCTATTCTTCAGAAAGACATATCCATTTCTTGGAAAAAATTATGTTCTTGTTGTGTCGTTTTATCTTCAAAAGGTTATCCGGACAAATTTCAATATGGAAAAGTGATAGAGGGTTTAAACTCTTTAAAAGAACCTTTTTATATCGCTGGAGCTAAAAAAGAAAAAGAAAAATGGATCACGTCAAAAGGACGTGTTTTAAATGTGGTAGGACTAGGCTTTTCCATGGATGAAGCTAGAAAAAATGCTTATAATAAAGTAAAAAAAGTTCATTTTGACAACTTGTATTTTAGAAACGACATCGGTTTATAG
- the guaA gene encoding glutamine-hydrolyzing GMP synthase, producing the protein MKKDSILILDCGSQYSHMMARRIREIGVYSILCPYDIPIQNIVSKKPKGILLSGSPFSIYDEKPPLISRKLFQLNIPILGICYGIQLISFLFGGKIEKSKYKEYGKTNFIIDCPKNKLFHGIPKKSVVWMSHFDEVKNIPKELKVIGHTQSCAIAALIHKNKDIYALQFHPEVNHTEYGIHILKNFILHICKCHPNWKLNNFVQKTVEKIKKCVSSKKVILGFSGGVDSFVTAYIIHQAIGDSLHCIFVDTGFLLTKEKEKISHMCKKMNFSIKIIDARERFLSSLTGIIDPEMKRKIIGKEFISIFQNESEKIKNVEFLAQGTIYSDVIESSTFHKNFSIKSHHNVGGLPHTMKLKLLEPLKELFKDEVRKIGKELGIPKEILYRHPFPGPGLSIRILGEVNKRKISILQNAESILLQELKDSDLYESVSQAFMVLLPVKSVGVMGDKRTYEYAAVLRVTKTEDFMTATFSRLPYEFLEKISNRITNEVDGINRLVYDITSKPPATIEWE; encoded by the coding sequence ATGAAAAAAGACTCTATTTTAATATTAGATTGTGGTTCACAATATAGCCATATGATGGCAAGGAGAATTCGAGAAATAGGGGTTTATTCTATTTTGTGTCCCTATGACATTCCTATTCAGAATATCGTCTCGAAAAAACCAAAAGGAATTCTTTTATCAGGAAGTCCTTTTTCTATTTATGATGAAAAACCTCCATTAATATCTAGAAAATTATTTCAATTAAATATTCCTATACTTGGAATTTGTTATGGAATACAACTGATTTCTTTTCTTTTTGGAGGAAAAATAGAAAAATCAAAGTATAAAGAGTATGGAAAAACAAATTTTATTATAGATTGTCCTAAAAATAAATTATTTCATGGAATTCCTAAAAAATCGGTTGTTTGGATGAGTCATTTTGATGAAGTGAAAAATATTCCAAAAGAATTAAAAGTAATCGGACATACCCAATCTTGTGCTATTGCAGCTTTAATTCATAAGAATAAAGATATTTATGCTCTACAATTTCATCCAGAAGTGAATCATACAGAATATGGGATCCATATATTGAAAAATTTTATTCTTCATATATGTAAATGTCATCCAAATTGGAAACTAAATAATTTTGTCCAAAAAACTGTAGAAAAAATAAAAAAATGTGTGTCTAGTAAAAAAGTTATCCTAGGTTTTTCAGGAGGAGTAGATTCCTTTGTAACCGCTTATATTATTCATCAAGCTATTGGAGATTCTTTACATTGTATTTTTGTGGATACCGGGTTTCTTCTGACAAAAGAAAAAGAAAAAATATCCCATATGTGTAAAAAAATGAATTTTTCTATTAAAATAATAGATGCAAGAGAACGTTTTTTATCTAGTTTAACTGGGATTATTGATCCTGAAATGAAAAGAAAAATTATAGGAAAAGAATTTATTTCTATATTTCAAAACGAGTCAGAAAAAATTAAAAATGTAGAATTTTTAGCACAAGGAACTATTTATTCAGATGTGATAGAGTCTTCGACATTTCACAAAAATTTTTCTATTAAATCTCATCACAATGTAGGAGGGTTACCTCATACCATGAAGTTAAAGCTACTTGAACCTTTAAAAGAATTATTTAAAGATGAAGTCAGAAAAATAGGAAAAGAATTAGGAATTCCAAAAGAAATTTTATACCGTCATCCGTTTCCTGGTCCTGGATTAAGTATTCGAATTCTTGGAGAAGTAAATAAGAGAAAAATCTCTATTCTTCAAAATGCAGAAAGTATTCTTTTACAAGAATTAAAAGATTCGGATCTTTATGAATCCGTAAGCCAAGCTTTTATGGTATTATTACCGGTAAAATCTGTAGGCGTTATGGGAGATAAAAGAACCTATGAATATGCAGCTGTTTTACGTGTGACAAAAACGGAAGATTTTATGACCGCTACTTTTTCCCGTTTACCTTACGAATTTTTAGAAAAAATTTCTAATAGAATTACTAATGAAGTGGATGGAATTAACCGTTTAGTATATGACATTACTTCTAAACCTCCAGCAACTATTGAATGGGAATAA
- the accD gene encoding acetyl-CoA carboxylase, carboxyltransferase subunit beta, which translates to MAWFLRKKKNIITPIKDRKDLPKGLWYRTPSGKIIDTDELKKNAYVSPEDGYHVRIHSKEYFEILFDNGHFSEMNIKMTSQDPIKWIDCKKYTDRVKEARKKTNLYDSIRTGVGKMEGLDMVISCMDFSFIGGSMGSVVGEKISRAIKYCIEKKIPYVLISKSGGARIMESSFSLMQMAKTLARLTQLRDSKIPYISVLTDPTTGGVTASYALLGDINIAEPGALIGFAGPRVIRETIGKDLPEGFQTAEFLLEHGFIDLISSRTELKKNICNLVSMMI; encoded by the coding sequence ATGGCTTGGTTTTTAAGAAAGAAAAAAAATATTATTACTCCTATAAAGGATAGAAAAGATTTACCGAAAGGTCTTTGGTATAGGACTCCTAGCGGAAAAATCATAGATACGGATGAACTAAAAAAAAATGCCTATGTGAGTCCAGAAGATGGATATCATGTAAGAATTCACAGCAAAGAATATTTTGAAATTCTTTTTGATAATGGGCATTTTTCAGAAATGAATATTAAAATGACAAGTCAAGATCCTATAAAATGGATAGATTGCAAAAAATATACAGATAGAGTTAAAGAAGCAAGAAAAAAAACAAATTTGTATGATTCTATTAGAACCGGAGTGGGGAAAATGGAAGGTTTGGATATGGTAATATCCTGTATGGATTTTTCGTTTATAGGAGGGTCTATGGGGTCCGTTGTAGGAGAAAAAATATCGAGAGCTATCAAATATTGTATTGAAAAAAAAATTCCATATGTATTGATATCCAAATCTGGAGGAGCAAGAATTATGGAATCTTCCTTTTCATTAATGCAAATGGCTAAGACATTAGCTAGATTAACACAATTGCGGGATTCAAAAATTCCTTACATTTCTGTTCTTACAGATCCCACTACAGGTGGTGTAACTGCTTCTTATGCATTGCTTGGAGATATAAACATAGCGGAACCAGGAGCTTTAATTGGATTCGCTGGTCCTAGAGTTATTAGGGAAACTATAGGGAAAGATCTTCCAGAAGGATTTCAAACTGCAGAATTTCTCTTGGAACATGGTTTTATAGATCTAATTTCTTCTAGAACTGAATTAAAAAAAAACATATGTAATCTTGTTTCTATGATGATATAA
- the fbaA gene encoding class II fructose-bisphosphate aldolase, with the protein MSKKFPYGVATGSLVEEIFEYAKENIFAIPAVNVVGSNTMNSVMETAVEVNSPVIIQLSNGGAIFNAGKGLSNEGQKAAIKGAIASAKHIHELAEVYKATVILHTDHCSKKYLPWIDGLLKANEENYKRFGKTLFSSHMLDLSQESLEENIGICEKYFERMNKIQMTIEIELGVTGGEEDGVDHSNIENDKLYTHPKEVAYAYERLMKISKKFIIAASFGNVHGVYKPGNVVLRPVILKETQEYIQKTFHTREKPVFMVFHGGSGSSIKEIQESISYGVIKMNVDTDLQYAFTCGVRDYMNKNKKYLEKQIGNPQGENIPNKKYYDPRVWLREGEKSFKISLKKYFELMNNINTL; encoded by the coding sequence ATGTCTAAAAAATTTCCTTATGGGGTAGCTACTGGTAGCCTTGTCGAAGAAATATTCGAATATGCTAAAGAAAACATTTTTGCTATACCTGCTGTAAATGTAGTTGGATCTAATACCATGAATTCTGTAATGGAAACAGCCGTAGAAGTGAATTCTCCTGTCATCATTCAATTATCTAATGGAGGCGCTATTTTTAATGCAGGAAAAGGATTAAGCAATGAAGGACAAAAAGCCGCTATCAAAGGAGCTATAGCAAGCGCTAAACATATTCATGAATTAGCCGAAGTTTATAAAGCAACGGTGATTCTTCACACAGATCATTGTTCTAAAAAATACCTTCCATGGATAGATGGATTATTAAAAGCTAATGAAGAAAATTATAAACGTTTCGGAAAAACATTATTTAGTTCACATATGTTAGATCTTTCTCAAGAATCTTTAGAAGAAAACATCGGAATTTGTGAAAAATACTTTGAAAGAATGAATAAAATTCAGATGACTATTGAAATAGAGCTTGGAGTCACAGGTGGAGAAGAAGATGGAGTAGATCATTCTAATATAGAAAATGATAAACTTTATACTCACCCTAAAGAAGTAGCTTATGCCTATGAAAGATTGATGAAAATCAGTAAAAAATTCATTATAGCTGCTTCATTTGGAAATGTTCATGGAGTATATAAACCTGGAAATGTGGTTCTACGTCCGGTTATATTAAAAGAAACTCAAGAGTATATACAAAAAACATTTCATACTAGAGAAAAACCGGTTTTTATGGTTTTTCATGGAGGTTCAGGATCTTCTATAAAAGAAATTCAAGAATCTATTAGTTATGGAGTGATAAAAATGAATGTAGACACCGATTTACAATATGCATTTACTTGTGGGGTTCGGGATTATATGAATAAAAATAAAAAATATTTAGAGAAACAAATAGGAAATCCACAAGGAGAAAATATTCCAAATAAAAAATATTATGATCCTAGAGTCTGGCTCAGAGAAGGAGAAAAATCTTTTAAAATTTCTCTAAAAAAATATTTTGAATTAATGAATAATATTAACACTTTATAA